In Spirosoma sp. KUDC1026, the sequence CCTGACGGCCAACCAGTCGCTGACCAAATTCAAGCTCGATACCCTTTGGGACCGGGCCGACCACCCCGAAGGCTGGTACTTCCGCAGTGATCACCTGCCCTACGCCCGGCTAAATATTCCAGCGATCTGCTTTACGTCGCTGTTACATCCGGACTACCATACCCCCAAAGACGAACCTGAGCGGATCGACGTACCAAAATTGACCAACATGACCCGCTGGATGTATTTGACCGGCTGGGACGTCGCAAACCGACCTAATCGGGTGAAGGTGGACCCTGGATTTAAACTGGAACGATGAGTTTAAAGAGCGAAAGAATGAAAGAGCGAAAGATCGAGTTAAAAGCGTATTTTGCTAGTTGTGTGCTAGTTGCGGTGATGGGACTGTCGGCCTGTCAACGGCCAGTCAGTACGTCGGCTGCGTATTTTCCGCCGAAGGGCGACGAGTGGGCGCATGTCGCGCCAGCCAAAGTAGGTATGGACGCGGGACTGCTCGATCAGGCGGTGGCCTTCGCCAAAACTCAGGAGACGAAACAGATGGCCCCTGACTTTTCGAGCCAGGAGGAGATATTTGGTAAGCTACTAGGACCTATGCCTACCAGCCGGGCAGCTACTAACGGAATCGTGCTGCGTCATGGCTACATCGTTGCCGAGTGGGGCGACACGAAGGCGGTTGACCCAACGTACAGCGTAGCAAAAAGTGTACTATCGACTGTGTTAGGTATCACCATCGACCGGGGGATTATTCCTGATGTTCATGACCCGGTAGCCAAACTAATCCAGGACGGCGGTTACGATTCAGCGCAGAATAAGTCGATTACTTGGGAACACCACGCCCGCCAGACCAGCGAATGGGAGGGAAGCCTATGGGGGAAAAATAGTGATTTTGTCGGCAAAGAAGCGTTTGGTCGGGGGGAACGTAAACCCCGTCAGCTACAGCAACCCGGTACGTATTACGAATACAATGACGTACGGATTAACCGGATGGCGCTGTCCTTATTACGACTCTGGAAAAAGCCCATTCCTGACGTAGTACGTGATGAGATCATGAATCCCATTGGTGCATCGAACACCTGGAAATACGTTACCTATCCTAACGCCGTAGCCACGGTTGATGGCAAGCAGATGCCTTCGGTTAGCGGAGGAACGCGGTGGGGCGGTGGACTCTGGATTAGTGCTCGTGACGAAGCCCGGTTTGGGTATTTGTTCCTGAAACAGGGGCGCTGGAAAGATAAACAGATCGTATCGTCGAACTGGGTGAAAGAAGCTACCACGCGCGGACCGGTTGGCCCGTCGTACGGCTATCTGTGGTGGCTGAACGTTCCCGATAAGGACGGCAAAAAGCCCTGGCCCGACGCACCGATCACGAGTTACGCTGCGCTCGGGGCCGGCCAGAACACGATCTGGGTTGACCCCGAACACGACATCGTGATTGTGTGGCGGTGGCACGATGGCAACCCGAACGAACTGATCAAGCGGGTGCTGGCGGCCGTCAAACCATAAGCTCTACAATTGCGCCAGCAGATACAATACTGCCATGCGAACGGCGACACCGTTTTCGACCTGATCAAGAATGATGCTGTGGGGCGAGTCGGCAGCATCGGAGGTAAGTTCGACACCCCGGTTGATCGGGCCGGGGTGCATCAGTATGATGGGCCGGTCCAGTTCGTCCAGCATCTGTTTCGAGATACCGTAATACAGCGAGTACTCCCGTAGTGAAGGAAAATATTTGATCTGCTGCCGCTCCAGTTGAATACGCAGTACGTTAGCAACGTCGCACCATTCCAGTGCGGCCCGCACGTCGTGACTTACCCGGACGCCCAGCGCTTCCATGTGCTTTGGAATAAGCGTTTTGGGCCCACAAACCATAACTTCGGCGCCCTGTTTCTGCAAACAGAAAATGTTGGACAGAGCTACCCGCGAGTGGGTAATGTCGCCGATGATGGCGATACGCTTCCCGGCCAGCTCGCCGAGTTTTTCGCGGATGGAAAAGGAGTCGAGCAGCGCCTGAGTCGGGTGCTCGTGCGTACCGTCGCCCGCATTGACGACGTTGGCTTTAATGTGTTTGGTCAGGTAATGAGGTGCGCCGGGGCTGCTGTGCCGCATCACGACCATATCCACCTTCATCGCCAGGATATTGTTAACCGTATCCAGCAGCGTTTCTCCTTTCTTAACCGAGCTTCCCGATGCCGAAAAATTCACTACGTCGGCCGAAAGACGCTTCTCAGCCAGCTCGAACGATAGCCGGGTACGGGTTGAGTTTTCGAAAAAAACGTTGGCGATTGTTACATCACGTAACGAAGGTACTTTCTTGATGGGCCGGTTAATGACTTCCTTAAACTGACTGGCCGTATCCAGAATCAATTGAATATCAGACTCGGTCAGGTCTTTGATGCCCACCAGGTGGCGGACGCTAAGTGATTGGGCCATGGCAGCAGTAGCAGGATAAACTGGACAAAGATAGCGTTCCGGTCGTTACCGGCGCAGACTTTGCCGATTTGTTCCGATGAGTCATGGCTAATAATAGGGTCAAAAATAGGACCGATTTGGTCTGTCCCGCTGGTATTTGTGAACCAGTATCAGACCTATTTAACCGTAGTAAAAGGGAGCTTGTCGTGAGTCAAACTGTTGTTAATGACGGTGATGGCTAACTTCAGAATGGCTTCTTCGGACCGGGCGTCAATCTTGTCCGGATCGTCGGTAGGCTTATGATAATCGGGATGGCCGCCGGTATGAAAAAATAATACGGGGATTTGCTTTGCGTAGAAAGCGGCATTGTCAGAACCACCGTTGCCGGGTCTATCTGTGAAAAACTTAATCGGGCTCGTTACGCCTTTGAAGATAGCGGGCCAGTCGCTGCTGGTGCCGTAGCCGCCAATGCCCACGCCCCGATCCGGATTGTACCGGCCAATCATATCGAAGCAGATCATGTAGTCCAGCGATGAGAGCGGCAGGGTGGGATTATTCAGAAAGTAGCGGGACCCCTGTAAACCCAGCTCCTCGGCGCCAAAACCCATAAACAGGAAATTGTAGGGTTCCTTCACGTCATTGTTCGCGTAGTAATGGGCCAGTTCCATCATACCGGCTACGCCCGACGCGTTATCGTCGGCCCCGTTATGCAGTTTCCCCTGCGGTAACGAATCCAGCGAGCTGCCCTGCAAACCCATGCCGAGGTGATCATAGTGGGCGCCGATGACGATGGTGTTAGGTGCTCCGTTATCCAGAAAGCCAATGACGTTAACCGTTTTGCGCAGGCTATCCGGTACAACAACCCGACGTACTTTTGCTGTAAATTCCTGGAAGTAGCCGTCCGTGCCGCGTGGCGTCAGGCCGTATTTTTTGAACTGTTTAGCGATGTATTGAGCCGCTTTGACATTCTCCTTACTGCCCGTTCCCCGGCCCTTCATCTTGTCGGAAGCCAGGTAATCGATGTGTTTGCTGATTCGGGCGGCAGTGGGTTCCTGAGCAAAGAGGGTAGTGGTAATCAGGCAAAGCAATAAAACGATACGCATAGAAAACGAAGGGCAGCAAATAGGCTGGACACGCACAAAAGTAAAGGAGCTGGTTCTAAAACCAACTCCTTTAGTGGACTAAGAAAGTAAGATTACCCTGTACGAACGGCTTAGCCGATCGGGCGACCGCCTGTTGCGCCGTAGACCATGCCCGTGATGTAACTAGCTTCCTGTGAGGCTAATAAGACATAAATCGGGGAAAGTTCGACGGGTTGGGCAGCCCGACCCAGTAGCGAGTCTTCACCAAACGTTTTCACCTTATCCTCGGGCATCGTCGCCGGAATAAGCGGGGTCCAGACGGGACCGGGCGCTACGGCGTTAACCCGAATACCATGCTCAATGGCTTCTTTAGCCAACGCTTTGGAAAAATTGACAATAGCGGCTTTTGTACCTGCGTAAGCCAGGATCGACGGCTCGGGCATGTATGCCTGAATGGAGGCCGTATTGATGATGGAACTGCCGGGCTTCATGACCGGAACGGCTGCTTTGCAGAGGTAAAACATCGCAAAGACATTCGTCCGGTATGTTTTCTCGAATTCATCCGAGGGAAGTTCGAGGAACGAATCGTGGTTCATCTGGAAAGCGGCATTGTTGACTAAGATATCCAGTTGACCAAACTCATCGACAGCCTGCTGAACCAGCTCTTTGCAGTGCGCTTCGTCCTGAATATCGCCCATGACGGCCACTGCTTTCTGACCGGCAGCTTCCACCTGACGCACTGTTTCGTTGGCATCTTTCTGCTCGCTCAGGTAGGAGATCATAACATCGGCACCTTCCTTGGCAAAAGCGATGGCTACTGCCCGCCCGATACCGCTATCACCCCCCGTAATGAGCGCTTTACGACCGGCCAACCGGCCGCTTCCTTTATACGATGTCTCGCCGTGGTCGGCTGTGGGAGTCATTTTGGCGTCGGAACCAGGATGATCCTGATCTTCCTGGGGATAAGGTGGTGCCGGGTACTGATGCCGTGGGTCTTGCAGTTGAGTCATAACAAATTGAGTTAATACTATACTTACCAACCCAGAATTATAGACTGTTGTTAATGATTCGTCTTGCTTATAAGGAACTGGGGGCGCTCCGCGAAGTGTCCAGCATGGTTGCAACTTTTTGTTTACATTGCTTTAAAATTAGCGAATATGACTACTTACATTGCCGACCGAATTGCTATAAATCCAGGTATTTGTAACGGTCGGCCAATCGTCCGGGGGATGCGTATTACCGTGCAGACTGTACTTGAATTTCTTTTTGCGGGCACTTCACGCGAAGAATTATTGCAGCAGTATCCAATGCTGGAGTCAGAAGACATTGACGCCTGCCAGCAGTTTGCCATTGAGCTAATGGACAAACGCTACGTAATTCAGGAATTCAAAGCCGCTGCCTAAGCAAATGCTTTATTTCCTGATTGATGTGAACTTGCCATATTACTTCTCACTTTGGAAGTCCAGTGAGTATATTCATCAGCTTGATATACAGAACGATGCTGAAGATCACGCAATTTGGTAATATGCTAAAAGCAGAAATTTGACGATTGTAACAAAAGATTCAGATTTTTCCGACCGTATCCTGTTGAGCGTACCCCCACCTAAAATCATCCATATACGGATAGGTAATGTATCTATGCGCGACTTTCATGCGCTGATTAGTAGCGTATGGGAAGATATTCTTACGCTAAGTAAAGAATACAAACTGGTAATCGTTTTTAAGGACAGGTTAGAAGCGGTGAATTGATCTACCGCAGCCTATATATCGGATAGCGATTGTGCGTCTTCTCGTAGTACGGTGAGTTGCGGTACACAAACTCCAGTTGGGCCGATGCGCTCTCGGCGAAAGCTTTGTCAGCTGCTTTTCGTTCAGTTAACTTTTGTTGTAGCTCGGGGTGCTTTTTGAGGTAATCGGCGGCTACGTCCTCGAATACGTAGGCTGAGAAATGTTCTTTTTGCCCTAGAACACTGTCGAAGAAGTTCCAGGCGAAAAACGAGTCAACACCCTGCGGTTCCAGCGTTTCGATCAGGTAGCGATTGCTCGTCTGATTAGGGTAAATCAGGTAATCCCCTTTGTACAACTGAATCACAGCCGATTCAGTACGCAGCATTACGTCGGTGTGCACGTAATGCCCTTCGAAAGGCCGGTTACCGGTTTTCAGATCGTCGATGTAATACGTATCCAGTGTCATTAGCGTATCCTTTGGCAGGGTTTGCATCGCCACGCCATTTCGCTTTAGACGCTCGATAATTTCGGTCCAGCCCTGAGGAATGACGTATGCTTTGGGCTTCTCAACCGTTACGTTCGGGGTGAAGGTATTTCGGTAAGCAATCTGTTTGGTAAAGGGGGCCGAGCGGTCGTACGAGAGTCGTTTCAGACCCGACACGTCGCTGGGCTTGTACACGGCTTTATAGCCCAGAAAAGGGATACTGTCCACTTTTGAACGATCGGCTTTATAGCTCAGGGCGAAACGGATCTGCTGACTCACGGCCTTGTCGGCCTGTTGCTTGTTGGCGATCAGTTGAGCCGCGTCGCGCTGCACCAGCCGCAGGGCTTCTTCCATGAACGCGTAGGTTCCTTTCACCCGCGACGGGTAATCTTTCAGCATGTGTAGTTCGACCACGAACCCCATGCAGTTGAACTGAGCCGCGTAACCGGAACTGTAGCGGGGCGAATCGTTAAACCCTTCGATACCACTCTCGGGTGTATCCGAAAAGTTGTTGACGTACGGTACCGGCTGGAAACTACGCGTCGTCAGGGCCTTATCCAGCTCGGGCTGGAAGGTCTGGGTCATATAAGCCGATACCTGCGGATGCAGCTTGTCTTTTTGCGTCGCGAAGTACGTCAGGATGTGCTGGTAGTCGGCTCCGTTGCTGGTGTGGTTGTCAATCAGGACGTGGGGCTTATAGGTCTGGAACATCCGCTGCCACGACCGGGCATTTTCGGTATCCGTCTTGATAAAATCACGGTTCAGATCGTAGTTACGGGAGTTGCCCCGAAAACCGTATTCGACGGGGCCGTTCTGATTGATCCGTGACAACCCGCGATTCAAGCAGCCGTCTACGTTGTAAACGGGCACAATGGCCAGTAGAACGTCCTTAGGCAGCTTGTTCGTTTTCAGTAATTCCCGCGCCCACAGCATACTGGCGTCGATGCCCTCGGGCTCGCCGGGATGAATGCCGTTGTTGATCAGCAGTGTCACTTTCTGCGCGCTGGGTGTAAACGTCCTGTCTGGCGAAAGCAGAAAGAGGTGCAGTGGTTTGCCGATGTCCGTTTTGCCAACTTCAATCAATTTTGCCTGATCGTACTGCTTGTCTAACTGGGTGTACCAGTCAATAATTTCAGCATACGTAGCGGTTTCCTGTCCATTGGTTCGTTCGTAACGGCTCGTCTGAGCGGATAGTAGCGTTGGAAAGACGAAAAAGAGGAGGGTAGCGAATCGGGTCATGATGGTAGTTGGATGCGGGAGATGAACGTGGGGCAGCGCAAAAAAACAAAAAGAAAATTTATTCATGGAAAGCTGACGAGGATATTGGCAGCAATTCACAAGGCCGGTCCGTTGTGGGACAGCAAATTGAACGATGCTATTGTTCGTCTGTATTTTTTGTAGATATGTTCTATCTTATTTGGACTACGTATAAATAAGCCACTACATTTGCATTAACCTGTTTTTAATCGGTCCGTTAGCGGCAACTAGCGTTCAGGAAAAAACAAGTGAGTAGTAAGGCTTAACGCTGTCGCTTCAGCGAGTCGACTACATTGAAACAGTCACAAAAAGAGAGCCGAATGGCGGCAACCATCCGGCTCAGCCTGCCCAGAAGGCAGGTGCTTTAAAACGGGGTAACATTTATAAAGCAAATGCAAATTAGCAAAATTCTGCATGCAGGACTTCTATACCTTTTAACTTACGCCACTTGGGCGCAGCAAACAGGGTCTAGTCTAACAGGAACCATCCGTTCTGAGGACGGTGAAGCACTGCCAGGAGCCTCAATCCGTCTTGCTAACTCGAATCGTGGTACGTTTGCCGATCTCAAGGGAACGTATCAACTGGACAATCTACCCGCCGGTCGACATACGGTTGTCTTCTCGTTTGTTGGCTATCAGAAATTAAGCCGGGTCGTGCACCTACACGAAGGGGGATCGACAAAGCTGAACGTCGAACTAAAACTAGAAACCAATGAGTTGAACGCCGTCGCCGTTATTGGACGTACCGAGGTTCAGGAGGTGAACCGGCAGGCCTTCAACGTAACGGCCATCGACGCCAAACAACTTTACAATTCTACGCTGGACCTCAGTAGCGCACTGGACCGGGTCTCCGGTGTGCGGGTTCGCGAATCGGGGGGCGTAGGCTCCAACTTCAATCTTTCCTTAAACGGGTTTTCCGGTAATCGCGTCCGCTACTTCATCGACGGCGTACCGATGGACAACTTCGGTTCGTCCTTCCAAATCAATAACATTCCGATCAACACCGCCGAACGGCTTGAAGTATACAAAGGCGTTGTACCGATCTGGCTGGGTTCGGACGCATTGGGTGGGGCAATCAACATTGTTACCGGCGATCGGTCTCGGAATTACGTAGATGCGTCGTATTCCTACGGCTCGTTCAATACGCATCGCAGTGTCGTAAATGCGGCCGTTACGAACAAGAGCGGCTTTACGGTGCGTCTGAATGCCTTTCAGAACTATTCGGACAACAACTACAAAGTAACCGTCGATGCCGCTGACATCTACACGGGTGCCTACACGCCCAATGCCGTCGTCCGGCGCTTTCACGATACGTACCACAACGAAACGGTAATTGCCAGTGCAGGGGTGGTGGGTAAGCGATTCGCCGACCAACTGCTTTTGGGCATCACGCTCGGGAAAAACTACAAGGAGCTACAAACGGGAGCTCGTATGGTGGCGGTTTTCGGTGGCTGGCACCGACGGGGTAACATTGTCATGCCCACGTTGAAGTACCGCAAAACAGACCTGATCAAAGGGCTCGACGTAACGCTGAACGCGAACTATAACCTGGGCAAGGAGCGCAACATCGATACGTTGTCGGCACGGTTCGACTGGTACGGCAATTCGAAACCGAATCCGAACGGGGAGGGACGCGGCCGCAGTCTGTCGGAATACGGGAACAACAACGGGCTGGCAACAGCTACCGCCAACTACAGACTTTCGGATCGGCAAGCTGTTGCGCTGAGCAACGTTTTTAGCACCTTTTATCGAAAAGGTACGGATGCCTTCAACGAAAGCTTCACGCAGGGATCCGTCCGGCCCCGACTCAATAAAAATGTACTGGGTTTTGGCTATACCTACGACGAGAAAGACAAATGGAGCACTTCGATTTTTGGGAAATATCTGTACCAGAATACGCCTGGTCAAACGTCATTCAGTAAACTCGGGTTCGGGGTAGCGACCAGCTACTTCATCCGGCCCGGCTTTCAGCTAAAAGCTTCCTACGAGCGCGCCAACCGGTTGCCTGAAGCCAACGAACTCTTCGGCGACGTAGAATTAGTGCAGGGCAACCTGGCCCTGAAACCCGAGCAGAGTCAGAACATAAACCTTGGGTTCAACTCCAGTTTCGCGATTAAAGAAGATCACCGCTTTCTGGTCAATGCCAACGCCATTTACCGGTATTCTGATAACTACATCTATTCCCGGTTCAACCAGAACCAGTCGGCGCTGGTGCTGGATAATCTCGACGGCGTATTTACCCTCGGTGGCGAAGGGGAAGTCCGCTATTCCTACAAACGCTTCTTGTCGGCGGGCGCAACGCTCACGTACCAGCGGCTGGAAAACCGGCAGCAGTACGTGTTTGACACCAACGGAAACCGGGTGCTGAGCCCGGTCTACAAGGATCAGATGCCTAACATTCCGTATTTCTTCGGTAATGCGGACGCTTCAATAACGCTACGGGATCTCGGCCAAAAGGGAAGCGTACTGAACGTTGGCTACAACCTGCTGTATGTCCACGCCTTCTGGCTGTACTGGCCCAGCCGGGGGGGCGACAAGCTTAGCATCCCCATGCAGCTGAGTCACGATCTGAATGCGGTCTACAGTCTGAAGAACGGACGGTACAACATCGGACTGGAGGTACGTAATCTCACCGACAACCGCCTGTACGACAACTTCAGCTTACAGAAACCCGGCCGGGGCTTCTACATGAATTTACGCTATTTCTTCAATTCGTTTACCCTATAATGTTTATGAAACTTAAATCGACGCTTGCGCTAACCATCGCTGCGGGTATGCTACTGGCTTCCTGTAGTGATATGAATGAAACTACGCCCCAAAATCCCGGTAATTACATACTAACGGTTAGCCCGGCGGCCTCAACAGGCGTAGCCGATTATCTGCTGACGGCTCCCGCCCTGGATACGGGAACCGTGTCAACAAATCGCAACGGGGTGGAGCAGGATGGTACGTACCGCTACTACGTCACCCACAACGGAAAGTTTTTCAGTATGCTCTACGGTCAGGGGAATCCCGGAGCCGTTACCGCCTACAATATGCAAGGTGGCAAGCTGAACAAACTGACCAATTTTCAGACCGAAACCGTGCAGGCTTTCGCGCCGGTTAACGACGATCTGCTGCTTATGAAAATTTCGCGGAGCCTGACGGCGCCAACGTCAAGCTGGTATAAAGTGAATACCAACAGCCTGACCATTACGTCGGAAGGGACCGTCAATACTCTCGACTTGACCGGTGTGGGCGAACTGGCTCACTTCACCTGGCTGAAACAGGTGGGTACGAAAGTGTTTGCCCCCTACCAGACCATCAACGATCGGAGCTTCAATACGAAGTATCCCGACCAGGCTTCCATTGCTATTTTTAACTACGCCGACATGAAGCTGGACAAGGTGATCACGGATAAGCGGGCCAGCTTCATCGGTATGTATTTTACCGACGGCCTGTCCGTTCAGGAGAGTGGCGACATTTACGGATTTTCGCCAGCCGCTGCCACTACAGGGGGAACGCTTTCGTCGACTAAGCCGTCGGCTATCCTGAAAATCAAGTCGGGAACGACCGAATTCGATCAAAGCTATTTCTTCGACGTAGAGGCTGCCAGCAGTGGCATGAGCATTACATCGTGGTTGTACGTAGGTAACAATACATACATCGTAA encodes:
- a CDS encoding serine hydrolase domain-containing protein, whose amino-acid sequence is MKERKIELKAYFASCVLVAVMGLSACQRPVSTSAAYFPPKGDEWAHVAPAKVGMDAGLLDQAVAFAKTQETKQMAPDFSSQEEIFGKLLGPMPTSRAATNGIVLRHGYIVAEWGDTKAVDPTYSVAKSVLSTVLGITIDRGIIPDVHDPVAKLIQDGGYDSAQNKSITWEHHARQTSEWEGSLWGKNSDFVGKEAFGRGERKPRQLQQPGTYYEYNDVRINRMALSLLRLWKKPIPDVVRDEIMNPIGASNTWKYVTYPNAVATVDGKQMPSVSGGTRWGGGLWISARDEARFGYLFLKQGRWKDKQIVSSNWVKEATTRGPVGPSYGYLWWLNVPDKDGKKPWPDAPITSYAALGAGQNTIWVDPEHDIVIVWRWHDGNPNELIKRVLAAVKP
- a CDS encoding DUF5615 family PIN-like protein, with translation MTIVTKDSDFSDRILLSVPPPKIIHIRIGNVSMRDFHALISSVWEDILTLSKEYKLVIVFKDRLEAVN
- a CDS encoding M20/M25/M40 family metallo-hydrolase, producing the protein MRIVLLLCLITTTLFAQEPTAARISKHIDYLASDKMKGRGTGSKENVKAAQYIAKQFKKYGLTPRGTDGYFQEFTAKVRRVVVPDSLRKTVNVIGFLDNGAPNTIVIGAHYDHLGMGLQGSSLDSLPQGKLHNGADDNASGVAGMMELAHYYANNDVKEPYNFLFMGFGAEELGLQGSRYFLNNPTLPLSSLDYMICFDMIGRYNPDRGVGIGGYGTSSDWPAIFKGVTSPIKFFTDRPGNGGSDNAAFYAKQIPVLFFHTGGHPDYHKPTDDPDKIDARSEEAILKLAITVINNSLTHDKLPFTTVK
- a CDS encoding TonB-dependent receptor, translated to MQISKILHAGLLYLLTYATWAQQTGSSLTGTIRSEDGEALPGASIRLANSNRGTFADLKGTYQLDNLPAGRHTVVFSFVGYQKLSRVVHLHEGGSTKLNVELKLETNELNAVAVIGRTEVQEVNRQAFNVTAIDAKQLYNSTLDLSSALDRVSGVRVRESGGVGSNFNLSLNGFSGNRVRYFIDGVPMDNFGSSFQINNIPINTAERLEVYKGVVPIWLGSDALGGAINIVTGDRSRNYVDASYSYGSFNTHRSVVNAAVTNKSGFTVRLNAFQNYSDNNYKVTVDAADIYTGAYTPNAVVRRFHDTYHNETVIASAGVVGKRFADQLLLGITLGKNYKELQTGARMVAVFGGWHRRGNIVMPTLKYRKTDLIKGLDVTLNANYNLGKERNIDTLSARFDWYGNSKPNPNGEGRGRSLSEYGNNNGLATATANYRLSDRQAVALSNVFSTFYRKGTDAFNESFTQGSVRPRLNKNVLGFGYTYDEKDKWSTSIFGKYLYQNTPGQTSFSKLGFGVATSYFIRPGFQLKASYERANRLPEANELFGDVELVQGNLALKPEQSQNINLGFNSSFAIKEDHRFLVNANAIYRYSDNYIYSRFNQNQSALVLDNLDGVFTLGGEGEVRYSYKRFLSAGATLTYQRLENRQQYVFDTNGNRVLSPVYKDQMPNIPYFFGNADASITLRDLGQKGSVLNVGYNLLYVHAFWLYWPSRGGDKLSIPMQLSHDLNAVYSLKNGRYNIGLEVRNLTDNRLYDNFSLQKPGRGFYMNLRYFFNSFTL
- a CDS encoding SDR family oxidoreductase, yielding MTQLQDPRHQYPAPPYPQEDQDHPGSDAKMTPTADHGETSYKGSGRLAGRKALITGGDSGIGRAVAIAFAKEGADVMISYLSEQKDANETVRQVEAAGQKAVAVMGDIQDEAHCKELVQQAVDEFGQLDILVNNAAFQMNHDSFLELPSDEFEKTYRTNVFAMFYLCKAAVPVMKPGSSIINTASIQAYMPEPSILAYAGTKAAIVNFSKALAKEAIEHGIRVNAVAPGPVWTPLIPATMPEDKVKTFGEDSLLGRAAQPVELSPIYVLLASQEASYITGMVYGATGGRPIG
- a CDS encoding DUF4374 domain-containing protein, whose amino-acid sequence is MKLKSTLALTIAAGMLLASCSDMNETTPQNPGNYILTVSPAASTGVADYLLTAPALDTGTVSTNRNGVEQDGTYRYYVTHNGKFFSMLYGQGNPGAVTAYNMQGGKLNKLTNFQTETVQAFAPVNDDLLLMKISRSLTAPTSSWYKVNTNSLTITSEGTVNTLDLTGVGELAHFTWLKQVGTKVFAPYQTINDRSFNTKYPDQASIAIFNYADMKLDKVITDKRASFIGMYFTDGLSVQESGDIYGFSPAAATTGGTLSSTKPSAILKIKSGTTEFDQSYFFDVEAASSGMSITSWLYVGNNTYIVNAAAKAEKTTGFPAGKRVGIVNVVDKTYKAVTGMPDIASIANLTTNNYSPKDGKTGYVGVNLKDGTSYIYKVDASTQTATRGLKVEGGTVTAVQHLN
- a CDS encoding M14 family metallopeptidase → MTRFATLLFFVFPTLLSAQTSRYERTNGQETATYAEIIDWYTQLDKQYDQAKLIEVGKTDIGKPLHLFLLSPDRTFTPSAQKVTLLINNGIHPGEPEGIDASMLWARELLKTNKLPKDVLLAIVPVYNVDGCLNRGLSRINQNGPVEYGFRGNSRNYDLNRDFIKTDTENARSWQRMFQTYKPHVLIDNHTSNGADYQHILTYFATQKDKLHPQVSAYMTQTFQPELDKALTTRSFQPVPYVNNFSDTPESGIEGFNDSPRYSSGYAAQFNCMGFVVELHMLKDYPSRVKGTYAFMEEALRLVQRDAAQLIANKQQADKAVSQQIRFALSYKADRSKVDSIPFLGYKAVYKPSDVSGLKRLSYDRSAPFTKQIAYRNTFTPNVTVEKPKAYVIPQGWTEIIERLKRNGVAMQTLPKDTLMTLDTYYIDDLKTGNRPFEGHYVHTDVMLRTESAVIQLYKGDYLIYPNQTSNRYLIETLEPQGVDSFFAWNFFDSVLGQKEHFSAYVFEDVAADYLKKHPELQQKLTERKAADKAFAESASAQLEFVYRNSPYYEKTHNRYPIYRLR
- a CDS encoding DUF433 domain-containing protein: MTTYIADRIAINPGICNGRPIVRGMRITVQTVLEFLFAGTSREELLQQYPMLESEDIDACQQFAIELMDKRYVIQEFKAAA
- a CDS encoding aspartate carbamoyltransferase catalytic subunit yields the protein MAQSLSVRHLVGIKDLTESDIQLILDTASQFKEVINRPIKKVPSLRDVTIANVFFENSTRTRLSFELAEKRLSADVVNFSASGSSVKKGETLLDTVNNILAMKVDMVVMRHSSPGAPHYLTKHIKANVVNAGDGTHEHPTQALLDSFSIREKLGELAGKRIAIIGDITHSRVALSNIFCLQKQGAEVMVCGPKTLIPKHMEALGVRVSHDVRAALEWCDVANVLRIQLERQQIKYFPSLREYSLYYGISKQMLDELDRPIILMHPGPINRGVELTSDAADSPHSIILDQVENGVAVRMAVLYLLAQL